The region GCAATTTTTTCAACTGCTACTTCGTCTAAATTCCCGGTGGCTTCTTTTCGATAGCGGGAAATAAACGGAATGGTAGCGTCGGCTTCCAAAAGGGCGATAGTATTTTGAATACTTTTGGCGGGCAATTGGGCCCTGGATTGTATATAGTCCTGTACGTTCAAAGAATGGAATTTCAGATTAAATAAAATATCGACTTAAGTTTTGGCTTTCTTTTTATAGCCGGGAAAGTTAATTTTCAACAAATATAAGATTCAAAAACTTCAAATTATCCCCTCTTCGCGTGAATGTTTTATGGCTTTATTGCTATTCTTAAAGTAACAAATACTTACCCCAAGGCTTTCTATATTTTTGAGAATTTTAGTGATTTCCGATTTCTTTTTTCTTCCGGTTTGCCTTATATAAACCGCTTTTACACTCATTGGGAAAATTTTACAAATACGCTCGTAGATGTTGGCATCTTTTTGTGAATCGTCTCCTAAAAGCACATAAGGAATGTTTGGGTAAAAAGAGATAATATCCTTAATTTTTTCAAATTTATGATCGTGGCTTCCGCGACCGGTAGAGAGAAAATCTGAAATTCCCGTTTTAATTTTTTTAAGTTTAATTACTGCCTTGGGCAGCTCGTGCATCTTAGCAAATTCATTAACAAATTCGTATAAATTCCACTCACTGCTGGAAACATAAAAGAAGGAATTTGAAGCTTTATCTGAATCCTGCCCTGCACGGCTTAATTCTTTATAATGATCTACAACATCATCAAAGATCTTGCGTTTATTGATGTTTTTTGAAAGCATAACATATAACTTCTTAAAAAAACTATTGCTATGCGAAATAAGAAAAGTATCATCTATATCTGAAATTATCCCGTATTTAGAAGGATGCGGTTTTAACACCTCTCCCTTTTCTATCATCCCAAAATCCTTGATGTTACAACTTACCTCATATTCGTGCCAGCCACTTTTTAATTCTTCAGAAAAAGGAATAGTAAACCTAAAGTAACCATCGTCCAGCGTTTTGGTAGTAACTCTGGTATTCTTAAACTTAAGGGTAATTTCCTTATTCTTTAATGGACTAATGCGAAACATATGAATAATGGCCACCGCATGTTTTATTCCTTTTCTATCCAGCCTGTACTTATCTGGTGC is a window of Salegentibacter salegens DNA encoding:
- a CDS encoding App1 family protein, encoding MKLDLKLYRGYVNNQELVVYGHLFKSWAPDKYRLDRKGIKHAVAIIHMFRISPLKNKEITLKFKNTRVTTKTLDDGYFRFTIPFSEELKSGWHEYEVSCNIKDFGMIEKGEVLKPHPSKYGIISDIDDTFLISHSNSFFKKLYVMLSKNINKRKIFDDVVDHYKELSRAGQDSDKASNSFFYVSSSEWNLYEFVNEFAKMHELPKAVIKLKKIKTGISDFLSTGRGSHDHKFEKIKDIISFYPNIPYVLLGDDSQKDANIYERICKIFPMSVKAVYIRQTGRKKKSEITKILKNIESLGVSICYFKNSNKAIKHSREEGII